From the Cupriavidus necator N-1 genome, one window contains:
- a CDS encoding polysaccharide biosynthesis tyrosine autokinase, with protein sequence MRTITNRDDAIEEAADQDKSVDLTAYLDILVRYRWTFCGVAIFVVTLGLLYAMVASPVYRTDIVVQVEESNGGGASKLATSISPVLDIKPAATAEMELLRSRMVVGKAVASLHLDVEAQPRYFPLIGQTIAHFKRELSNPGLFGWGGYAWGSESIAVKELEVPESMEDRRIDLTATGNGGYSVSFNGGDARASGKVGAPLSIATPAGAVRLLVSQLDARPGARFELRRLPRSTAIARLQGKLVITERGRQSGVIGISLEGDDPAMVAATLNEIGNAYVEQNVLRKAAEAEKSLAFLEQQMPQLKQQVETSENRYNAMRNQRGTVDLPEESKLMLNQSVQLQTKLQELRQKRQELDARFMPNHPVISLIDAQIASVNAQINGLAGRIQKLPDVEQNVLRLMRDVKVSTEMLQSLLNDVQQLRLMKASKVGNSRLVDAAEVPLGPIRPNREVIATLAVVLGLIAGLAAVVLRHAFNGGVADADEIERRTGLVVYTTIPFAPQEAQTRDAASGGGLLVREQPDDPAVETLRSFRTALQFALAGNKNRTVVITGPAPGVGKSFICANFSAIAASGRRVLLIDADLRRGSLHRRFGAQRTPGLTELLLGAPFEQVVQREVAPGLDFISTGSEPPHAADVLLSPAMENLLDTLTKRYDLVLIDTPPILAATDAGILAGKAAAVFLVALAEKTTVNELQASYRALKQSGADVKGVLLNGLRIEGRWYRAHYYFGKYRYLGEYSAKPPKRA encoded by the coding sequence ATGAGAACGATAACCAACCGAGATGACGCGATCGAAGAAGCCGCAGACCAGGACAAGTCTGTCGACCTGACCGCCTACCTCGACATTCTGGTCCGCTACCGTTGGACGTTCTGCGGCGTCGCCATCTTCGTCGTCACGCTGGGCCTGCTCTACGCCATGGTGGCCTCGCCGGTCTACCGCACCGACATCGTGGTCCAGGTGGAAGAGAGCAATGGCGGAGGTGCCAGCAAGCTGGCCACGTCGATATCGCCGGTGCTGGACATCAAGCCGGCGGCTACGGCGGAAATGGAGCTGCTGCGTTCGCGCATGGTGGTGGGCAAGGCCGTGGCATCCCTGCATCTGGATGTCGAGGCGCAGCCGCGCTACTTTCCGTTGATCGGGCAGACCATCGCGCACTTCAAGCGCGAACTGTCCAACCCGGGCCTGTTCGGCTGGGGTGGCTATGCCTGGGGCAGCGAATCGATTGCGGTCAAGGAGCTGGAGGTGCCGGAATCGATGGAAGACCGCAGGATCGACCTGACCGCGACCGGCAACGGCGGTTATTCGGTGTCGTTCAATGGCGGCGACGCCAGGGCCAGCGGCAAGGTCGGCGCGCCCCTGTCGATCGCCACGCCGGCCGGCGCCGTCCGCCTGCTGGTGAGCCAGCTCGACGCACGCCCCGGCGCCAGGTTCGAACTGCGCCGGCTGCCACGCAGCACCGCCATCGCACGCCTGCAGGGCAAGCTCGTGATCACCGAGCGCGGCAGGCAAAGCGGCGTGATCGGCATCTCGCTGGAAGGCGACGACCCTGCGATGGTGGCGGCCACGCTCAACGAGATCGGCAACGCCTATGTCGAACAGAACGTGCTGCGCAAGGCTGCCGAAGCGGAGAAGTCGCTGGCCTTCCTGGAACAGCAAATGCCTCAGCTCAAGCAGCAGGTCGAGACCTCAGAGAACCGCTACAACGCCATGCGCAACCAGCGCGGCACGGTTGACCTGCCCGAGGAATCCAAACTGATGCTGAACCAGTCGGTCCAGCTCCAGACCAAGCTGCAAGAGCTTCGGCAGAAGCGGCAGGAGCTGGACGCGCGCTTCATGCCCAACCACCCTGTCATTTCCCTGATCGACGCCCAGATCGCCAGCGTCAACGCCCAGATCAACGGCCTGGCGGGCCGCATCCAGAAGCTGCCTGACGTCGAGCAGAACGTGCTGCGCCTGATGCGCGACGTAAAGGTCAGCACCGAAATGCTGCAGTCCCTGCTGAACGATGTGCAGCAGCTCAGGCTGATGAAGGCCAGCAAGGTGGGCAACTCGCGCCTGGTCGACGCGGCGGAAGTGCCGCTCGGCCCGATCCGCCCGAACCGCGAGGTGATTGCCACGCTGGCGGTCGTGCTCGGCCTGATCGCCGGCCTCGCTGCGGTGGTGCTGCGCCATGCCTTCAACGGCGGCGTCGCGGACGCCGACGAGATCGAGCGCAGGACGGGCCTGGTGGTCTACACCACGATCCCCTTCGCCCCGCAGGAAGCGCAGACGCGGGACGCCGCAAGCGGTGGCGGCTTGCTGGTACGCGAGCAGCCGGACGATCCCGCCGTGGAGACGCTGCGCAGTTTCCGCACCGCCCTGCAGTTCGCGCTGGCCGGCAACAAGAACCGGACCGTGGTCATCACGGGTCCGGCGCCCGGCGTCGGCAAGTCCTTTATCTGCGCGAACTTCTCGGCGATCGCCGCCAGCGGCCGGCGTGTGCTGCTGATTGACGCCGACCTGCGGCGCGGATCGCTGCATCGCCGCTTTGGCGCCCAGCGCACGCCCGGGCTCACTGAACTGTTGCTGGGCGCGCCGTTCGAACAGGTCGTGCAGAGAGAGGTCGCGCCCGGCCTGGACTTCATCTCGACCGGGAGCGAGCCGCCGCATGCGGCGGATGTCCTGCTCAGCCCCGCCATGGAGAACTTGCTCGACACACTCACCAAGCGCTACGACCTGGTCCTGATCGACACCCCGCCCATCCTGGCCGCCACCGACGCCGGCATCCTGGCGGGCAAGGCCGCGGCGGTCTTCCTGGTGGCGCTCGCCGAGAAGACCACCGTGAACGAACTGCAGGCATCGTATCGGGCCCTCAAACAGAGCGGGGCGGACGTCAAGGGTGTGCTGCTCAACGGCCTGCGCATCGAGGGGCGCTGGTACCGGGCGCATTACTACTTCGGCAAATACCGTTACCTTGGCGAGTACAGCGCCAAGCCGCCAAAGCGGGCCTGA
- a CDS encoding low molecular weight protein-tyrosine-phosphatase, giving the protein MPRTILVVCLGNICRSPMAAVLLNRALPGFDVTSAGLAPPVGAAADPRAVRLLAHEGCDLAGHRARAVDSVLVESADLVLVMESLQREALEQRFPQSRGKTFRLCEGMDLDVPDPYGSSQQMFSIVLEMIKQGILSWSSQLEQEHAIASIDSHREAT; this is encoded by the coding sequence ATGCCCAGAACCATCCTCGTTGTCTGCCTCGGCAATATCTGCCGCAGCCCGATGGCGGCAGTGCTGCTCAACCGCGCCCTGCCCGGTTTCGACGTGACGTCGGCCGGACTCGCGCCGCCTGTCGGCGCCGCGGCCGATCCGCGCGCCGTGCGCTTGCTGGCCCACGAGGGCTGCGACCTCGCCGGCCACCGGGCACGCGCGGTCGATAGCGTCCTGGTGGAATCCGCCGACCTGGTACTGGTCATGGAGAGCCTCCAGCGGGAAGCGCTCGAACAGCGCTTCCCGCAGTCGCGCGGCAAGACGTTCCGGCTTTGCGAAGGCATGGATCTCGACGTGCCCGACCCGTACGGCAGTTCGCAGCAGATGTTCAGCATTGTCCTGGAGATGATCAAGCAGGGAATCTTGTCCTGGTCGTCGCAACTGGAACAGGAACACGCCATTGCGTCGATTGACAGCCACAGGGAGGCGACATGA